From Streptomyces sp. TLI_105, the proteins below share one genomic window:
- a CDS encoding GntR family transcriptional regulator, protein MVTALYMEIAEELRRSILSGEYPVGARLPSESDLADRWSASRGTVRQAVALLTSEGIIGSRQGARRIVLRRERRHSFAELHSFAQWARTTGYRSASRFLHRERRRATPEEARRLALPQGATVLDVLRLRCLDDEPVMLERTAYAEWVAPTVESLPVDCASIMDSMAEDAGIVAHYGEHLIDAVPAGSDDARLLRVRRGSPLLRQRHLTSNQDGRPIEWTEDRYRAGSVTFNVSNSVGTAPLVRDPGSLLM, encoded by the coding sequence ATGGTGACGGCGCTCTACATGGAGATCGCGGAGGAGCTCCGCCGCTCGATCCTCAGCGGCGAATACCCCGTCGGCGCCCGGCTGCCGTCCGAGAGCGACCTCGCCGACCGCTGGTCCGCGTCGCGCGGCACGGTGCGCCAGGCCGTCGCCCTGCTCACCTCGGAGGGAATCATCGGCTCCCGCCAGGGCGCCCGCCGCATCGTGCTCCGCAGGGAGCGCCGGCACAGCTTCGCCGAGCTCCACAGCTTCGCCCAGTGGGCGCGGACCACGGGCTACCGGTCGGCGAGCCGCTTCCTCCACCGCGAGCGCCGTCGGGCCACGCCCGAGGAGGCGCGCCGTCTCGCCCTACCGCAGGGAGCGACGGTCCTGGACGTCCTGCGCCTGCGCTGTCTGGACGACGAGCCGGTGATGCTGGAGCGCACGGCGTACGCGGAGTGGGTCGCGCCCACCGTCGAGTCCCTGCCCGTCGACTGCGCTTCGATCATGGACAGCATGGCCGAGGACGCGGGCATCGTCGCCCACTACGGCGAGCACCTCATCGACGCCGTTCCCGCCGGGAGCGACGACGCCCGTCTGCTCCGCGTCCGCCGGGGCAGCCCGCTCCTGCGCCAGCGCCATCTGACGAGCAACCAGGACGGCCGCCCCATCGAATGGACGGAGGACCGCTACCGCGCGGGGAGCGTCACCTTCAACGTGAGCAACTCGGTGGGCACGGCCCCGCTGGTCCGGGACCCCGGCTCCCTGCTGATGTGA